TATTGTGCGGGTGACCTTCACCCCGATTCACCGCCGCGAAGGCGGACGGATCGCCGGGACGATTGCGGTGCTGCAGGATGTTACGGAGCAGGAGAATCTGGAGGAGTCCCGCCGGGAGTTCGTGGCGAATGTGTCGCATGAGCTGCGGACGCCGCTTACGACGATCAAGAGCTATGCGGAGGCGCTGGATGACGGAGCACTTGAAGATCCGCAGCTCGCCGTGCGGTTCGTCGGCGTTATCCGCAATGAGACGGAGCGCATGATCCGGCTGGTTACGGATCTGCTGCATCTGTCGCGGCTGGATTCCAAGGAATCCAGCCTGCGCATTCAGCAGACGGATATCACCGAGATGCTGGAGGATGTGGCGGACCGCTTCTCCTTCCAGATCCGCCAGAAGCGGATTCACATCAGCACCAGGGTGCGTAAGGATGTCGCTACAGCCTGGCTGGACCGCGACCAGATTGATCAGGTGCTGGGCAATCTGGTTTCCAATGCCCTCAAGTATACGCCAGAGGGCGGGACGATCCAGCTGGAGGCGCATAAGAACGAGGACGGAATGCTGGCCGTGTCTGTCCGCGACTCCGGTATAGGGATTCCGAAGAAGGATATTGAGCGCATCTTTGAACGCTTCTACCGGGTCGATAAGGCGCGCTCGCGGAACATGGGCGGTACAGGTCTGGGGCTGTCCATTGCCCGGGAAATTGTCAAAGCCCACGGCGGCTCCATTTCCTTGCAATCGGAGCTGAATGAGGGCTCGGTGGTCACGTTCACACTGCCTTTGATGAAGCAAAGGGGGAGTGAGGCGTGAAGGAGAGAATCAAATCATGGATGCTGGTTCTGCTTATACTCGGAAGCCTCGTGGAGAGCTATTACCTGATCTACAGGCTGCCCGGCAGCGACTCGGCGGTGTTGTCGAAGACCTTATATGTGAAGACGGATAATATGGGGCCGGAGGAGAAGGTGGAGAACCTGCTCTACCCCGATAAGATGATTATTCATATGGGCGGGGACAAGCATACGCTGTTCTACCCCAGCTCCACCTTCTATAATCTCATTATGAACCGCCTGAAGGGCCGCAGCTTCGAGAGCTTCCAGCGGCGGTCCGTACAGGACTTCGACTGGGACAAGATCCGCAGCGAGAATCCCGGCATTGAGCTGTCGTTCGGGGCAGGCATTCCGGTAACGCTGCTGCAGCGGGTTATGCAGATCTCGCCGGATTCGCTGTTCGAGGGGGAGAGTATTGACCGGATCTGGATCTATAATATCAAAAACGACTCCAAAGCCCATGCCATCTTCTTCAGCACACGCGGGGATATTGTGTACGAGGCGGCTAAGGCCGATCTTACGGTTCAGGATGTGCAGCAGCATGTGGACTTCGGCAAGAATCTGACTCTGTATACAGCCGTGAACGGTGAGTATTATATCCCTGAGGCGGATGTTCCGCTGGTTAAGGTCGTGATGCCTGCGGGTATGTATACCATTGAGCAAATGCAGAGCAATCTGTTCTTCGATGCAGGCAGCACCAGATACATTCCGGAGAAGGATGGCTCCAAGATTTATACGGATAGCAAGCGCAGCCTGCAGGTAGACCAAGAACAGAACTGGATGAGCTATAGCGACCCGGCTGCACTGCCGGATGGCGACAGTACGCCGGCAAAGGATGCGCTGGAGGCGGTGGATTTCGTGAACCGGCATGGCGGCTGGAACGGAACCTACAGGCTGGCTGCTACGGAGGAGGGCCGGCAGGACCGCAAGGTTTCTTTTCAGCAATATTATGGCGCTTATCCGTCCGGCTCCTATCCGATCATGAGTAATCCGCAGCTTCAGTACGGCGTAATCCATCTGGAGCTCCAACAGGGAACGGTCTCTTCCTATGAGCGCTCCCTGATGTATACGAATGAGGAGAAGTCTGAGAAGACCATTGTCGAGCTGCCCGGCGGCGAACTGCTGAAGCAGCGGCTGGCGCAGATCGGCAGCTCCTTGCGGATTATTGAGCTTACACCTGCCTATATGCCTGCGCTGGCCGGGGAGAGGCTGCAGCTTTATCCGGTCTGGCGGGTTACGCTCAGCGATGGCAGTGAGCTTACACTGAATTAGGGCGGAGTTAAACCAGGCGGACAGAATACCGATTCGAGGAGGGACGTTATGGACTGGGGAAGGGCCAAGAGTGTATTGATATATGCCTTTCTGGTGCTGAATCTGCTGCTGTGCTATCAGCTATGGATTGATGTGCGTGATCAGGTCAGCGCTGGACTTGACTTCACTTCCCTGTCTGCTGAGACTCAGGCGGTAATGGAAGAGAAAAACATCCGGCTGCTGTGTCCGATTCCGGCTGGCACTCCACAGCTGCCTGATATCACGTACCGGTATTCGGCCGAAGAGCAGAATGAACTGCCTGTGAAGCTTAAGGAGCCGATCGACAGCAAGCTGATGTACTCCTCATTCTCGGAGCTGAGCAACCTGCTGAAGAGCCAGATTCCCGACATTGCCAATTACCGGTTCGATTCACAGGAGAGTGAAGTCGGCAAGTTCGTCCTGCATCCGCTGGTGGATAACAAGTGGTCCCTGTTCAGAGTGCGGCTGGAGCTGATTAACAGTGACCAGAAGATTGTGGCCTACCGCTGGCCGAAGATTGAGATCGCAGCAAGCCGGAGCGAGGATCTGCAGAAGGTGCTCCCGGCGTCACAGGCGCTTAGCAGTCTGATCGAGAAGTATTTTCCTGCGGATGCCGCAGTGAAGGAGATTGAGCTGGGCTATTACGGTGAGCTGTTCAACTCCGAGAGCCAGGTGGCTTCGCCGATGTGGCGGTTCATCTTGGAGGACGGCAGCGCCTACTATATGGATGCGATCAGTGCGGACATTATCAGTCCGAAGACAACAGAGTAGAAGGAGCAGGAGAGATATGGGGATTTCATTTACAGTACTGTCCAGCGGTTCTACCGGGAATGTGACAGTGGTGCGCAACGGCGAGACCACACTTATGATCGACGCGGGTCTGAGCGCGAAGCGGATTGACGAGCTGCTGGCCATGCGCGAACTGACGGGAGCGGAGCTGGACGGAATTCTTGTGACCCACGAGCATTCGGATCATATTAAGGGGCTGGGCGCGATGGCCCGCAAGTATAATCTTCCGATCTATGCGAATTCGAACACCTGGGGAGCCATTGAGAAGGGGATTGGCAAGATTGAGGAGCATAACCGGGTCATTATGGAGACCGGGCAGCACCGGGATTTCGGCAGTATGCGGGTGGAATCCTTCGCCATCTCCCACGATGCTGCGGAGCCGGTAGCTTACAATTTCTATGACGGCAAGGAGAAGCTATGTGTTGCGACAGACCTCGGGTATGTCAGCGACAAGGTGAGAACGGCCATATCGGATGCCGATGTACTGGTGCTGGAGTCGAATCATGATATCGAAATGCTGCGGATGGGGCGTTATCCCTGGAATACGAAGCGGCGGATTCTCGGCGATCTGGGGCATCTGTCCAATGAGGCGGCAGGCGCAGCGCTCAGCGAGATTCTGAGCGGGCGGACCAAGCGCGCCTATCTGGCCCATCTGAGCAGAGACCATAATATGATGGATCTGGCGAAGATGTCCGTGCGCGGGGCTATGGAGGACCGGGGCTGCTTTTACAAAGACAGTGAGTTCAGGCTCTGCGACACCTACTATGACCGGCCTACGCCATGGGATAAGGTGAGCCAGTCATAAGGCGGTCAACCTCGGTAATCTTGTGCTCCAGCTCCTGGCGGGAGAATAGCCCTTTATCAATTAACAGCTCAATCATTGCATGCTGGACAAGAATCAGCTGATAATGTTCATCCTTAAGGTCCCCTAGCTTGCCAATGAATTGCACCAGATCTTTACTTGTTGAAAAAGATTCCATAGTCCGGCCCTCCTTGTGAAATGGATAGTAATGAAGCTGTGAATAATTTACATTTATTTAACAGAGAAAACATGTGGGCAGCGCGGCTGCCTGTGATACAATCATATAGAGCGTTCTAATCCTATTGTAGTCTTTTAAGTTGCAAAATATTCCGGATACAAGCTGTTAAACTTTTTAGTAGCTTATTAGAATAATAGACATCCCTTGCGCTTAGAACCCACTGGAATGTGGTGAATAAATCAAGTGAAACCTTTTAGTACTTCGTGAAGTCTAAGAGATATAGCGGTTAAGCTCGGGCGTGGTTGCTTGGCGTTCAGTCGTGAATGCGGTGGCAATAGAGGGGAGAGAGTGTAACATGGGATTATTTGATGATGATTTCTATTCAACCAAGGTGTCACGGCGCAAAAGCGGCAAATCTAACTCAACCAGCGGATATGCTGACGGCAAGTGGGCTGTCCGCAAATCGAAGCGGTCGCTGGCAACCTGGCAGATCTCGCTGATCAGCTCTGTCTGCAGTGCTGTAGCGGCTGTGCTGCTGTTCAGTCTGGTAACGGGACAGTTCACCACTGAGAGAGCTCAGGCCCCGGTGGTTATTGATAAGGTGGCTGCGAGCAGCGCAGATCCGTATGACCGGATTATTCAGGCTGCTGCACATATCCGACCTGCGGTAGTGAGCATCATTAATCATAAAAAAGATAATAAGGAACTTAATATTCTCGATGAATCCGCTCTAGGCTCGGGAGTTATCTATAAGAAGGACGACAATAAGGCATTTATCATCACGAATAACCATGTCATTGAGGGTACCGGCAAGCTGGAAGTGGTTACAGTAGACGGCGTGACACACAAGGCTGAGCTGGTGGGCGCCGACAAGGTGAGTGATATTGCTGTACTCTCCATTGACGGCAAGGGAATCGACCGGATTGCTGAGATCGGGGATTCCTCCAAGCTGCGTCTGGGTGAGACTGTCATTGCCATCGGTAACCCGCTAGGACTTGGGGATACACTAACTTCCGGCATTGTCAGCTACACAGAGCGGACGATACCGGTGTCACTGAACCAGGACGGCGTGTACGATTGGGAGCAGGAAGTGATCCAGACGGATGCAGCCATTAACGAGGGCAACAGCGGGGGCGCTCTGGTCGATCTGGACGGCAAGGTGATTGGTATCAATACGATGAAGATCTCCGATACGGGGGTAGAGGGATTGGGCTTTGCGATTCCCGCCAATCGTGTAGTGGACACAGCCAATGAGCTTACCTCCAAAGGCCGTATAGCCCGGTCATACCTGGGCGTCTATTCAGTGGATCTGAATAATCCGTATGTGCCGCTGGCCGATGACCAGCGCAAGGAGCTTAATCTTCCGTCTACAGTAACGGATGGGGTTGTGGTCCTGGATGCTGTGGGACCGGCGAAGGATGCAGGCCTGCAGCTTAACGATGTGATTACGAAGTTCAACGATAAGCCGATTACCTCC
The sequence above is a segment of the Paenibacillus sp. FSL R7-0204 genome. Coding sequences within it:
- a CDS encoding YycH family regulatory protein codes for the protein MKERIKSWMLVLLILGSLVESYYLIYRLPGSDSAVLSKTLYVKTDNMGPEEKVENLLYPDKMIIHMGGDKHTLFYPSSTFYNLIMNRLKGRSFESFQRRSVQDFDWDKIRSENPGIELSFGAGIPVTLLQRVMQISPDSLFEGESIDRIWIYNIKNDSKAHAIFFSTRGDIVYEAAKADLTVQDVQQHVDFGKNLTLYTAVNGEYYIPEADVPLVKVVMPAGMYTIEQMQSNLFFDAGSTRYIPEKDGSKIYTDSKRSLQVDQEQNWMSYSDPAALPDGDSTPAKDALEAVDFVNRHGGWNGTYRLAATEEGRQDRKVSFQQYYGAYPSGSYPIMSNPQLQYGVIHLELQQGTVSSYERSLMYTNEEKSEKTIVELPGGELLKQRLAQIGSSLRIIELTPAYMPALAGERLQLYPVWRVTLSDGSELTLN
- the yycI gene encoding two-component system regulatory protein YycI produces the protein MDWGRAKSVLIYAFLVLNLLLCYQLWIDVRDQVSAGLDFTSLSAETQAVMEEKNIRLLCPIPAGTPQLPDITYRYSAEEQNELPVKLKEPIDSKLMYSSFSELSNLLKSQIPDIANYRFDSQESEVGKFVLHPLVDNKWSLFRVRLELINSDQKIVAYRWPKIEIAASRSEDLQKVLPASQALSSLIEKYFPADAAVKEIELGYYGELFNSESQVASPMWRFILEDGSAYYMDAISADIISPKTTE
- a CDS encoding MBL fold metallo-hydrolase, which encodes MGISFTVLSSGSTGNVTVVRNGETTLMIDAGLSAKRIDELLAMRELTGAELDGILVTHEHSDHIKGLGAMARKYNLPIYANSNTWGAIEKGIGKIEEHNRVIMETGQHRDFGSMRVESFAISHDAAEPVAYNFYDGKEKLCVATDLGYVSDKVRTAISDADVLVLESNHDIEMLRMGRYPWNTKRRILGDLGHLSNEAAGAALSEILSGRTKRAYLAHLSRDHNMMDLAKMSVRGAMEDRGCFYKDSEFRLCDTYYDRPTPWDKVSQS
- a CDS encoding S1C family serine protease; translated protein: MGLFDDDFYSTKVSRRKSGKSNSTSGYADGKWAVRKSKRSLATWQISLISSVCSAVAAVLLFSLVTGQFTTERAQAPVVIDKVAASSADPYDRIIQAAAHIRPAVVSIINHKKDNKELNILDESALGSGVIYKKDDNKAFIITNNHVIEGTGKLEVVTVDGVTHKAELVGADKVSDIAVLSIDGKGIDRIAEIGDSSKLRLGETVIAIGNPLGLGDTLTSGIVSYTERTIPVSLNQDGVYDWEQEVIQTDAAINEGNSGGALVDLDGKVIGINTMKISDTGVEGLGFAIPANRVVDTANELTSKGRIARSYLGVYSVDLNNPYVPLADDQRKELNLPSTVTDGVVVLDAVGPAKDAGLQLNDVITKFNDKPITSTLSLRKYLYDHTKIGDKLKITFYRNGEVKQTTVQLLEKPEE